The Brachyspira hyodysenteriae ATCC 27164 sequence TATTCATAAAAAGGTTTTAGATATTTATGTATTTAAATCCTTTTTTATTTATTAAGTTATTTATTAATGAAATAAAAATTCATTGATAAATATACGGAGTATGGTATAATGAATAAAAATAATCAAAACTATGGAGTCATTTTATGAATGTATTGGTAATAAATTCAGGAAGTTCAAGTATTAAATATCAATTATTCGCTATGCCTGAAGCAAAAGTTTTAGCTAAAGGACTTTTAGAAAAAATCGGCGAAGAAATAAGTGCTTTAAAACACACAGCTGTAGAAAAGGGAAAAGAGAAAAAAATAGAACAGAAAGTTGCTGATCATAAAGCAGGTATGTCTTTAATTTTCTCTCTTTTAACAGACAAAGAAGTTGGCGTTATAGCTGATATGAATGAAATATCTGCTGTAGGTCATAGAGTTGTTCATGGCGGTGAAGCATTCAATAAAAGTATATTAATTACTGATGAAGCTATAAAAGCCATTGAAGCTTGCTGCGATATAGCTCCTTTACATAACCCAGCTGGTTTACAAGGTATAAGTGCTTGTAAAGAAATATTAAAAGATGTAAAAATGGTAGGTGTTTTTGATACTAGTTTCCACCAAACAATACCTGATTATGCTTATATGTATGCTGTTCCACATGAATGGTATGATAAATATAAAATACGTCGTTATGGTTTCCATGGTACTTCTCATAAATATGTTTATGGTGAGTTCTGTAAAGTAACTAACAAACCTAATGCTAATGTTATAGTATGCCACTTAGGAAATGGTGCTAGTGTTACAGCTGTTAAAAATGGAGAGTCTATTGATACTAGTATGGGTTTAACTCCTTTAGAAGGTTTAGTAATGGGTACTAGATCAGGAGATATGGATCCTGCTGTTCCTACTTTTGTTATGGCTAAAGAAAAT is a genomic window containing:
- a CDS encoding acetate/propionate family kinase — protein: MNVLVINSGSSSIKYQLFAMPEAKVLAKGLLEKIGEEISALKHTAVEKGKEKKIEQKVADHKAGMSLIFSLLTDKEVGVIADMNEISAVGHRVVHGGEAFNKSILITDEAIKAIEACCDIAPLHNPAGLQGISACKEILKDVKMVGVFDTSFHQTIPDYAYMYAVPHEWYDKYKIRRYGFHGTSHKYVYGEFCKVTNKPNANVIVCHLGNGASVTAVKNGESIDTSMGLTPLEGLVMGTRSGDMDPAVPTFVMAKENLSAKEMDNILNKKSGLLGVSGVSNDMRNLEEAAKTNPKAELAITMFCYRVKKYIGAYMAALGHLDGIVFTGGIGENSAYIRGRILEGLDELGIKCDADKNSKARGCANFEKDGAAIKLYVIATDEEKAIAMDTYNLAK